A DNA window from Drosophila pseudoobscura strain MV-25-SWS-2005 chromosome 2, UCI_Dpse_MV25, whole genome shotgun sequence contains the following coding sequences:
- the LOC4801438 gene encoding uncharacterized protein isoform X2 has protein sequence MSKYRTNILHLSACLVPFNQAAGPAGPAGPIPDNGKRHSRGNSNSSDLLGDSQLSASERSRRLIPYMAFYLPAPELPINQQYAAKHSASAGGAQLQAPSAGRIPVPLAYMPQQQKQQQQKQQQHLHQQQHQPHPHHHHHAAHYQSGAGEVYHALAIGSHQHPHPHPHQHPHQHPHPPPGQGKEPPLTDSGATFIAYKPLNPTHKHKTVQHFPPLPAQKEQQQQQQQYLPQQQPQYEIVSPAGLVASSQQYHHHRQRGKQSKINLTPFTAQNTLPGQFVPIIYTPVGNSNNNDQQQQQHNGNTINYNNNKPEIVFEEAAPHKNSHQTQIVTDYAAVEAAGVASPEQQSSEEQQQQQEPVEEQHQAQPTPSIGYSVYSEPASASASASNADASGGDTGPGPASKTALIIHQKSPPFGHVSKYESYFNMAPPPSHSTGGGSHHPNPNQNHPNHQHHQQSQGHMTPQEKYVLYLQQRMKHQKLQQQHYDFHHPARPAQSNTLAGKPHPPPSAQQQQQHTPHLHPNQPSHTQTQSQSQSQSQGHHPHKYDALYVRPDAAAGQQVLHIPLRALLAHVNEQSLSESQSQPQPQPPRHEFVKEAPLGSPAPPQFIDYLIDGPRQSLEEEQQQQQHPHEQSQVGPPHLQHAYILVTTTAPHTEHQPAGPNLHLHPDISTPRPAVLYKQQPTLRLQPVHTYKATRRPIYVTTPSPTPSHTVEITPKYVYVSSKAPKSAAPPPPSEGASREPSTVTPIKLKPVYQYAHERPPLTPAVQGHPVVYDDQLPDIRTSSLAEILHKLQASNHLPQTLTPDNIDNSIKTLIRILQNLKQTQTIAHNPPQHHETKLSSSSHDDYDYNTDSGEDHAPATGSDKGPNKHPGPSTGRAGIDYPNYSVIPQTSFECTKQRYKGFFGDPETNCQVWHYCDLNGGKASFLCPNGTIFSQIALTCDWWFNVKCSTTAQLYVLNERLYKYILPFNPKFPEDYNGPIVDKYLAMKFQEMEDKMRQEKQRKTNQQAEKPVEAPSTPAMPKNHKPSPKHGSGINAQVYEQSSERNLLIDDEIDDISERGSYDTFDQTPTTVMAPTSTQDTQQSFVLRPIVVSSTPQPEADADADFDVEPTALQSSEEQEQEDKLQSLRDTKAAEQKQETTRVSVEKLEVIEIKTDGDTGQLMPIKEPSA, from the exons ATGAGCAAATACAGAACGAACATTTTGCATTTGT CTGCCTGCCTTGTGCCGTTTAACCAAGCGGCGGGTCCAGCAGGTCCTGCAGGACCCATTCCAGACAATGGCAAGAGGCACAGTcgaggcaacagcaacagcagcgaccTTCTGGGCGACTCGCAGCTGAGCGCCTCGGAGCGCAGTCGTCGCCTGATACCCTACATGGCCTTCTATCTGCCGGCACCGGAGCTGCCCATCAATCAGCAGTATGCCGCCAAGCATTCGGCGTCCGCTGGCGGGGCACAGCTGCAGGCGCCCTCAGCTGGTCGTATACCCGTGCCGCTGGCCTacatgccacagcagcagaagcagcagcaacagaagcagcagcagcatctgcatcagcagcaacaccagccacatccccaccatcaccaccatgCGGCGCACTATCAGTCGGGTGCAGGCGAAGTGTATCATGCCCTGGCCATAGGCAGCCATcagcacccgcacccgcatcCACACCAGCATCCACAtcagcatccgcatccgccACCTGGCCAGGGAAAGGAGCCGCCGCTGACGGATTCGGGCGCCACTTTTATAGCCTACAAGCCATTGAACCCGACGCACAAG cacaagACGGTGCAGCATTTTCCGCCGTTGCCAGcacagaaggagcagcagcaacagcagcagcagtatctgccacagcagcagccacagtaCGAGATAGTATCGCCTGCTGGTTTGGTGGCATCGTCGCAGCAGTACCATCACCATCGACAGCGAGGCaaacaatcaaaaatcaatttaacaCCGTTTACAGCGCAGAACACATTGCCGGGACAGTTTGTACCCATTATTTATACGCCAGtgggcaacagcaacaacaatgatcagcagcagcagcagcataatgGCAATACCAtcaattacaacaacaacaagccaGAAATTGTCTTCGAAGAAGCAGCGCCACATAAAAACTCCCATCAAACACAAATCGTTACGGATTATGCAGCAGTCGAGGCAGCTGGAGTTGCCTCACCAGAGCAGCAATCTtccgaggagcagcagcaacagcaagagccAGTGGAGGAGCAACACCAGGCACAGCCAACACCAAG CATTGGCTACAGTGTCTACAGCGAGccagcatccgcatccgcatccgcatccaaCGCTGACGCCTCTGGCGGCGACActgggccagggccag CCTCGAAAACCGCACTGATAATCCATCAAAAATCGCCGCCATTCGGGCATGTCAGCAAGTACGAGAGTTACTTCAACATGGCCCCCCCACCGTCCCACTCGACCGGTGGCGGTAGCCATCATCCGAATCCCAATCAGAATCATCCGAATCATcagcatcaccaacagagtcAGGGGCACATGACGCCCCAGGAGAAGTATGTGCTTTACTTACAACAACGCATGAAACACCagaaactgcagcagcaacactaCGACTTCCATCATCCGGCTCGGCCAGCGCAAAGCAATACATTAGCTGGGAAACCACACCCACCACCATcagcacaacagcaacagcagcacacgCCTCACCTGCATCCCAATCAGCCATCACACACCCagacacagtcacagtcacagtcccagagccagggccaccATCCGCACAAGTACGACGCGCTGTATGTGCGTCCGGATGCGGCCGCTGGTCAACAGGTGCTGCACATTCCACTGCGCGCCCTCTTGGCCCATGTAAACGAGCAGTCGCTGTcggagtcccagtcccagccacagccccagccgccGCGGCACGAGTTCGTTAAGGAAGCGCCGCTCGG CTCCCCAGCACCGCCACAATTCATAGACTACCTGATAGACGGACCCAGACAGTCcttggaggaggagcagcaacagcagcagcatccacacgAGCAGTCTCAGGTAGGGCCGCCACATCTGCAGCATGCCTACATCCTGGTGACCACAACGGCACCGCATACAGAGCACCAACCGGCTGGGCCGAACCTCCACCTCCATCCCGATATATCCACGCCTCGGCCGGCGGTGCTCtacaagcagcagccaacGCTGCGGCTGCAGCCGGTGCACACCTACAAGGCTACCCGGCGACCCATTTACGTGACTACGCCCTCGCCGACGCCCAGTCATACGGTTGAGATCACGCCCAAGTACGTCTATGTGTCCAGCAAAGCCCCCAAGTCGGCGGCACCGCCTCCGCCCAGTGAAGGGGCCAGCAGAGAGCCTTCCACTGTGACGCCCATCAAGCTGAAGCCCGTCTACCAGTACGCCCACGAGCGTCCTCCACTGACGCCAGCCGTTCAGGGACACCCCGTCGTCTATGACGACCAGCTGCCGGACATACGCACCTCCTCGCTGGCTGAGATCCTGCACAAGCTGCAGGCCAGCAACCACCTGCCGCAGACCCTGACGCCGGACAACATTGACAACTCGATCAAGACGCTGATTCGCATTCTCCAGAACCTCAAGCAGACCCAGACCATTGCCCACAATCCGCCGCAGCATCACGAGACGAAGCTCAGCAGCTCCTCCcacgacgactacgactacaACACGGACAGCGGAGAGGATCACGCCCCAGCCACGGGCTCCGATAAGGGACCAA ACAAACATCCAGGCCCGAGCACTGGGCGGGCTGGCATCGATTATCCCAACTATTCGGTGATACCGCAGACCAGCTTCGAGTGCACCAAGCAACGCTACAAGGGGTTCTTCGGCGATCCAGAGACCAATTGCCAGGTGTGGCACTACTGCGATCTCAACGGGGGCAAGGCCTCCTTCCTGTGTCCCAATGGCACCATCTTCAGTCAG ATTGCCCTCACCTGCGACTGGTGGTTCAATGTGAAGTGCTCGACAACGGCGCAGCTGTATGTGCTGAACGAGCGCCTCTACAAGTACATACTGCCCTTCAATCCGAAGTTCCCAGAGGACTACAACGGACCCATTGTGGACAA ATATCTGGCCATGAAGTTCCAGGAAATGGAGGATAAGATGCGGCAGGAGAAGCAGCGCAAGACCAACCAGCAGGCAGAGAAGCCCGTGGAGGCCCCGTCCACCCCGGCGATGCCCAAGAACCACAAGCCATCGCCCAAGCATGGCAGCGGCATCAATGCCCAGGTGTACGAGCAGAGTTCCGAGAGGAATCTGCTGATCGATGACGAGATCGATGACATCTCGGAGCGCGGCTCCTACGACACCTTCGACCAGACACCGACCACTGTGATGGCCCCCACCAGCACTCAGGACACGCAGCAATCGTTTGTGCTCAGGCCCATAGTCGTGTCCTCCACGCCGCAACCAGaggctgacgctgacgctgacttTGACGTGGAGCCGACGGCCCTGCAGAGCAGcgaggagcaggaacaggaggaCAAGCTGCAGAGTCTGCGCGACACCAAGGCGgcggagcagaagcaggagacCACCAGAGTAAGCGTCGAGAAGCTGGAGGTGATTGAGATCAAAACGGATGGCGACACGGGCCAGCTGATGCCCATCAAGGAGCCCAGTGCCTGA
- the LOC4801438 gene encoding trithorax group protein osa isoform X3 → MWIPSGGSSFWLLPLAFAACLVPFNQAAGPAGPAGPIPDNGKRHSRGNSNSSDLLGDSQLSASERSRRLIPYMAFYLPAPELPINQQYAAKHSASAGGAQLQAPSAGRIPVPLAYMPQQQKQQQQKQQQHLHQQQHQPHPHHHHHAAHYQSGAGEVYHALAIGSHQHPHPHPHQHPHQHPHPPPGQGKEPPLTDSGATFIAYKPLNPTHKHKTVQHFPPLPAQKEQQQQQQQYLPQQQPQYEIVSPAGLVASSQQYHHHRQRGKQSKINLTPFTAQNTLPGQFVPIIYTPVGNSNNNDQQQQQHNGNTINYNNNKPEIVFEEAAPHKNSHQTQIVTDYAAVEAAGVASPEQQSSEEQQQQQEPVEEQHQAQPTPSIGYSVYSEPASASASASNADASGGDTGPGPASKTALIIHQKSPPFGHVSKYESYFNMAPPPSHSTGGGSHHPNPNQNHPNHQHHQQSQGHMTPQENSPAPPQFIDYLIDGPRQSLEEEQQQQQHPHEQSQVGPPHLQHAYILVTTTAPHTEHQPAGPNLHLHPDISTPRPAVLYKQQPTLRLQPVHTYKATRRPIYVTTPSPTPSHTVEITPKYVYVSSKAPKSAAPPPPSEGASREPSTVTPIKLKPVYQYAHERPPLTPAVQGHPVVYDDQLPDIRTSSLAEILHKLQASNHLPQTLTPDNIDNSIKTLIRILQNLKQTQTIAHNPPQHHETKLSSSSHDDYDYNTDSGEDHAPATGSDKGPNKHPGPSTGRAGIDYPNYSVIPQTSFECTKQRYKGFFGDPETNCQVWHYCDLNGGKASFLCPNGTIFSQIALTCDWWFNVKCSTTAQLYVLNERLYKYILPFNPKFPEDYNGPIVDKYLAMKFQEMEDKMRQEKQRKTNQQAEKPVEAPSTPAMPKNHKPSPKHGSGINAQVYEQSSERNLLIDDEIDDISERGSYDTFDQTPTTVMAPTSTQDTQQSFVLRPIVVSSTPQPEADADADFDVEPTALQSSEEQEQEDKLQSLRDTKAAEQKQETTRVSVEKLEVIEIKTDGDTGQLMPIKEPSA, encoded by the exons CTGCCTGCCTTGTGCCGTTTAACCAAGCGGCGGGTCCAGCAGGTCCTGCAGGACCCATTCCAGACAATGGCAAGAGGCACAGTcgaggcaacagcaacagcagcgaccTTCTGGGCGACTCGCAGCTGAGCGCCTCGGAGCGCAGTCGTCGCCTGATACCCTACATGGCCTTCTATCTGCCGGCACCGGAGCTGCCCATCAATCAGCAGTATGCCGCCAAGCATTCGGCGTCCGCTGGCGGGGCACAGCTGCAGGCGCCCTCAGCTGGTCGTATACCCGTGCCGCTGGCCTacatgccacagcagcagaagcagcagcaacagaagcagcagcagcatctgcatcagcagcaacaccagccacatccccaccatcaccaccatgCGGCGCACTATCAGTCGGGTGCAGGCGAAGTGTATCATGCCCTGGCCATAGGCAGCCATcagcacccgcacccgcatcCACACCAGCATCCACAtcagcatccgcatccgccACCTGGCCAGGGAAAGGAGCCGCCGCTGACGGATTCGGGCGCCACTTTTATAGCCTACAAGCCATTGAACCCGACGCACAAG cacaagACGGTGCAGCATTTTCCGCCGTTGCCAGcacagaaggagcagcagcaacagcagcagcagtatctgccacagcagcagccacagtaCGAGATAGTATCGCCTGCTGGTTTGGTGGCATCGTCGCAGCAGTACCATCACCATCGACAGCGAGGCaaacaatcaaaaatcaatttaacaCCGTTTACAGCGCAGAACACATTGCCGGGACAGTTTGTACCCATTATTTATACGCCAGtgggcaacagcaacaacaatgatcagcagcagcagcagcataatgGCAATACCAtcaattacaacaacaacaagccaGAAATTGTCTTCGAAGAAGCAGCGCCACATAAAAACTCCCATCAAACACAAATCGTTACGGATTATGCAGCAGTCGAGGCAGCTGGAGTTGCCTCACCAGAGCAGCAATCTtccgaggagcagcagcaacagcaagagccAGTGGAGGAGCAACACCAGGCACAGCCAACACCAAG CATTGGCTACAGTGTCTACAGCGAGccagcatccgcatccgcatccgcatccaaCGCTGACGCCTCTGGCGGCGACActgggccagggccag CCTCGAAAACCGCACTGATAATCCATCAAAAATCGCCGCCATTCGGGCATGTCAGCAAGTACGAGAGTTACTTCAACATGGCCCCCCCACCGTCCCACTCGACCGGTGGCGGTAGCCATCATCCGAATCCCAATCAGAATCATCCGAATCATcagcatcaccaacagagtcAGGGGCACATGACGCCCCAGGAGAA CTCCCCAGCACCGCCACAATTCATAGACTACCTGATAGACGGACCCAGACAGTCcttggaggaggagcagcaacagcagcagcatccacacgAGCAGTCTCAGGTAGGGCCGCCACATCTGCAGCATGCCTACATCCTGGTGACCACAACGGCACCGCATACAGAGCACCAACCGGCTGGGCCGAACCTCCACCTCCATCCCGATATATCCACGCCTCGGCCGGCGGTGCTCtacaagcagcagccaacGCTGCGGCTGCAGCCGGTGCACACCTACAAGGCTACCCGGCGACCCATTTACGTGACTACGCCCTCGCCGACGCCCAGTCATACGGTTGAGATCACGCCCAAGTACGTCTATGTGTCCAGCAAAGCCCCCAAGTCGGCGGCACCGCCTCCGCCCAGTGAAGGGGCCAGCAGAGAGCCTTCCACTGTGACGCCCATCAAGCTGAAGCCCGTCTACCAGTACGCCCACGAGCGTCCTCCACTGACGCCAGCCGTTCAGGGACACCCCGTCGTCTATGACGACCAGCTGCCGGACATACGCACCTCCTCGCTGGCTGAGATCCTGCACAAGCTGCAGGCCAGCAACCACCTGCCGCAGACCCTGACGCCGGACAACATTGACAACTCGATCAAGACGCTGATTCGCATTCTCCAGAACCTCAAGCAGACCCAGACCATTGCCCACAATCCGCCGCAGCATCACGAGACGAAGCTCAGCAGCTCCTCCcacgacgactacgactacaACACGGACAGCGGAGAGGATCACGCCCCAGCCACGGGCTCCGATAAGGGACCAA ACAAACATCCAGGCCCGAGCACTGGGCGGGCTGGCATCGATTATCCCAACTATTCGGTGATACCGCAGACCAGCTTCGAGTGCACCAAGCAACGCTACAAGGGGTTCTTCGGCGATCCAGAGACCAATTGCCAGGTGTGGCACTACTGCGATCTCAACGGGGGCAAGGCCTCCTTCCTGTGTCCCAATGGCACCATCTTCAGTCAG ATTGCCCTCACCTGCGACTGGTGGTTCAATGTGAAGTGCTCGACAACGGCGCAGCTGTATGTGCTGAACGAGCGCCTCTACAAGTACATACTGCCCTTCAATCCGAAGTTCCCAGAGGACTACAACGGACCCATTGTGGACAA ATATCTGGCCATGAAGTTCCAGGAAATGGAGGATAAGATGCGGCAGGAGAAGCAGCGCAAGACCAACCAGCAGGCAGAGAAGCCCGTGGAGGCCCCGTCCACCCCGGCGATGCCCAAGAACCACAAGCCATCGCCCAAGCATGGCAGCGGCATCAATGCCCAGGTGTACGAGCAGAGTTCCGAGAGGAATCTGCTGATCGATGACGAGATCGATGACATCTCGGAGCGCGGCTCCTACGACACCTTCGACCAGACACCGACCACTGTGATGGCCCCCACCAGCACTCAGGACACGCAGCAATCGTTTGTGCTCAGGCCCATAGTCGTGTCCTCCACGCCGCAACCAGaggctgacgctgacgctgacttTGACGTGGAGCCGACGGCCCTGCAGAGCAGcgaggagcaggaacaggaggaCAAGCTGCAGAGTCTGCGCGACACCAAGGCGgcggagcagaagcaggagacCACCAGAGTAAGCGTCGAGAAGCTGGAGGTGATTGAGATCAAAACGGATGGCGACACGGGCCAGCTGATGCCCATCAAGGAGCCCAGTGCCTGA
- the LOC4801438 gene encoding uncharacterized protein isoform X1, which yields MWIPSGGSSFWLLPLAFAACLVPFNQAAGPAGPAGPIPDNGKRHSRGNSNSSDLLGDSQLSASERSRRLIPYMAFYLPAPELPINQQYAAKHSASAGGAQLQAPSAGRIPVPLAYMPQQQKQQQQKQQQHLHQQQHQPHPHHHHHAAHYQSGAGEVYHALAIGSHQHPHPHPHQHPHQHPHPPPGQGKEPPLTDSGATFIAYKPLNPTHKHKTVQHFPPLPAQKEQQQQQQQYLPQQQPQYEIVSPAGLVASSQQYHHHRQRGKQSKINLTPFTAQNTLPGQFVPIIYTPVGNSNNNDQQQQQHNGNTINYNNNKPEIVFEEAAPHKNSHQTQIVTDYAAVEAAGVASPEQQSSEEQQQQQEPVEEQHQAQPTPSIGYSVYSEPASASASASNADASGGDTGPGPASKTALIIHQKSPPFGHVSKYESYFNMAPPPSHSTGGGSHHPNPNQNHPNHQHHQQSQGHMTPQEKYVLYLQQRMKHQKLQQQHYDFHHPARPAQSNTLAGKPHPPPSAQQQQQHTPHLHPNQPSHTQTQSQSQSQSQGHHPHKYDALYVRPDAAAGQQVLHIPLRALLAHVNEQSLSESQSQPQPQPPRHEFVKEAPLGSPAPPQFIDYLIDGPRQSLEEEQQQQQHPHEQSQVGPPHLQHAYILVTTTAPHTEHQPAGPNLHLHPDISTPRPAVLYKQQPTLRLQPVHTYKATRRPIYVTTPSPTPSHTVEITPKYVYVSSKAPKSAAPPPPSEGASREPSTVTPIKLKPVYQYAHERPPLTPAVQGHPVVYDDQLPDIRTSSLAEILHKLQASNHLPQTLTPDNIDNSIKTLIRILQNLKQTQTIAHNPPQHHETKLSSSSHDDYDYNTDSGEDHAPATGSDKGPNKHPGPSTGRAGIDYPNYSVIPQTSFECTKQRYKGFFGDPETNCQVWHYCDLNGGKASFLCPNGTIFSQIALTCDWWFNVKCSTTAQLYVLNERLYKYILPFNPKFPEDYNGPIVDKYLAMKFQEMEDKMRQEKQRKTNQQAEKPVEAPSTPAMPKNHKPSPKHGSGINAQVYEQSSERNLLIDDEIDDISERGSYDTFDQTPTTVMAPTSTQDTQQSFVLRPIVVSSTPQPEADADADFDVEPTALQSSEEQEQEDKLQSLRDTKAAEQKQETTRVSVEKLEVIEIKTDGDTGQLMPIKEPSA from the exons CTGCCTGCCTTGTGCCGTTTAACCAAGCGGCGGGTCCAGCAGGTCCTGCAGGACCCATTCCAGACAATGGCAAGAGGCACAGTcgaggcaacagcaacagcagcgaccTTCTGGGCGACTCGCAGCTGAGCGCCTCGGAGCGCAGTCGTCGCCTGATACCCTACATGGCCTTCTATCTGCCGGCACCGGAGCTGCCCATCAATCAGCAGTATGCCGCCAAGCATTCGGCGTCCGCTGGCGGGGCACAGCTGCAGGCGCCCTCAGCTGGTCGTATACCCGTGCCGCTGGCCTacatgccacagcagcagaagcagcagcaacagaagcagcagcagcatctgcatcagcagcaacaccagccacatccccaccatcaccaccatgCGGCGCACTATCAGTCGGGTGCAGGCGAAGTGTATCATGCCCTGGCCATAGGCAGCCATcagcacccgcacccgcatcCACACCAGCATCCACAtcagcatccgcatccgccACCTGGCCAGGGAAAGGAGCCGCCGCTGACGGATTCGGGCGCCACTTTTATAGCCTACAAGCCATTGAACCCGACGCACAAG cacaagACGGTGCAGCATTTTCCGCCGTTGCCAGcacagaaggagcagcagcaacagcagcagcagtatctgccacagcagcagccacagtaCGAGATAGTATCGCCTGCTGGTTTGGTGGCATCGTCGCAGCAGTACCATCACCATCGACAGCGAGGCaaacaatcaaaaatcaatttaacaCCGTTTACAGCGCAGAACACATTGCCGGGACAGTTTGTACCCATTATTTATACGCCAGtgggcaacagcaacaacaatgatcagcagcagcagcagcataatgGCAATACCAtcaattacaacaacaacaagccaGAAATTGTCTTCGAAGAAGCAGCGCCACATAAAAACTCCCATCAAACACAAATCGTTACGGATTATGCAGCAGTCGAGGCAGCTGGAGTTGCCTCACCAGAGCAGCAATCTtccgaggagcagcagcaacagcaagagccAGTGGAGGAGCAACACCAGGCACAGCCAACACCAAG CATTGGCTACAGTGTCTACAGCGAGccagcatccgcatccgcatccgcatccaaCGCTGACGCCTCTGGCGGCGACActgggccagggccag CCTCGAAAACCGCACTGATAATCCATCAAAAATCGCCGCCATTCGGGCATGTCAGCAAGTACGAGAGTTACTTCAACATGGCCCCCCCACCGTCCCACTCGACCGGTGGCGGTAGCCATCATCCGAATCCCAATCAGAATCATCCGAATCATcagcatcaccaacagagtcAGGGGCACATGACGCCCCAGGAGAAGTATGTGCTTTACTTACAACAACGCATGAAACACCagaaactgcagcagcaacactaCGACTTCCATCATCCGGCTCGGCCAGCGCAAAGCAATACATTAGCTGGGAAACCACACCCACCACCATcagcacaacagcaacagcagcacacgCCTCACCTGCATCCCAATCAGCCATCACACACCCagacacagtcacagtcacagtcccagagccagggccaccATCCGCACAAGTACGACGCGCTGTATGTGCGTCCGGATGCGGCCGCTGGTCAACAGGTGCTGCACATTCCACTGCGCGCCCTCTTGGCCCATGTAAACGAGCAGTCGCTGTcggagtcccagtcccagccacagccccagccgccGCGGCACGAGTTCGTTAAGGAAGCGCCGCTCGG CTCCCCAGCACCGCCACAATTCATAGACTACCTGATAGACGGACCCAGACAGTCcttggaggaggagcagcaacagcagcagcatccacacgAGCAGTCTCAGGTAGGGCCGCCACATCTGCAGCATGCCTACATCCTGGTGACCACAACGGCACCGCATACAGAGCACCAACCGGCTGGGCCGAACCTCCACCTCCATCCCGATATATCCACGCCTCGGCCGGCGGTGCTCtacaagcagcagccaacGCTGCGGCTGCAGCCGGTGCACACCTACAAGGCTACCCGGCGACCCATTTACGTGACTACGCCCTCGCCGACGCCCAGTCATACGGTTGAGATCACGCCCAAGTACGTCTATGTGTCCAGCAAAGCCCCCAAGTCGGCGGCACCGCCTCCGCCCAGTGAAGGGGCCAGCAGAGAGCCTTCCACTGTGACGCCCATCAAGCTGAAGCCCGTCTACCAGTACGCCCACGAGCGTCCTCCACTGACGCCAGCCGTTCAGGGACACCCCGTCGTCTATGACGACCAGCTGCCGGACATACGCACCTCCTCGCTGGCTGAGATCCTGCACAAGCTGCAGGCCAGCAACCACCTGCCGCAGACCCTGACGCCGGACAACATTGACAACTCGATCAAGACGCTGATTCGCATTCTCCAGAACCTCAAGCAGACCCAGACCATTGCCCACAATCCGCCGCAGCATCACGAGACGAAGCTCAGCAGCTCCTCCcacgacgactacgactacaACACGGACAGCGGAGAGGATCACGCCCCAGCCACGGGCTCCGATAAGGGACCAA ACAAACATCCAGGCCCGAGCACTGGGCGGGCTGGCATCGATTATCCCAACTATTCGGTGATACCGCAGACCAGCTTCGAGTGCACCAAGCAACGCTACAAGGGGTTCTTCGGCGATCCAGAGACCAATTGCCAGGTGTGGCACTACTGCGATCTCAACGGGGGCAAGGCCTCCTTCCTGTGTCCCAATGGCACCATCTTCAGTCAG ATTGCCCTCACCTGCGACTGGTGGTTCAATGTGAAGTGCTCGACAACGGCGCAGCTGTATGTGCTGAACGAGCGCCTCTACAAGTACATACTGCCCTTCAATCCGAAGTTCCCAGAGGACTACAACGGACCCATTGTGGACAA ATATCTGGCCATGAAGTTCCAGGAAATGGAGGATAAGATGCGGCAGGAGAAGCAGCGCAAGACCAACCAGCAGGCAGAGAAGCCCGTGGAGGCCCCGTCCACCCCGGCGATGCCCAAGAACCACAAGCCATCGCCCAAGCATGGCAGCGGCATCAATGCCCAGGTGTACGAGCAGAGTTCCGAGAGGAATCTGCTGATCGATGACGAGATCGATGACATCTCGGAGCGCGGCTCCTACGACACCTTCGACCAGACACCGACCACTGTGATGGCCCCCACCAGCACTCAGGACACGCAGCAATCGTTTGTGCTCAGGCCCATAGTCGTGTCCTCCACGCCGCAACCAGaggctgacgctgacgctgacttTGACGTGGAGCCGACGGCCCTGCAGAGCAGcgaggagcaggaacaggaggaCAAGCTGCAGAGTCTGCGCGACACCAAGGCGgcggagcagaagcaggagacCACCAGAGTAAGCGTCGAGAAGCTGGAGGTGATTGAGATCAAAACGGATGGCGACACGGGCCAGCTGATGCCCATCAAGGAGCCCAGTGCCTGA